From Danio aesculapii chromosome 18, fDanAes4.1, whole genome shotgun sequence, a single genomic window includes:
- the ankrd67 gene encoding ankyrin repeat domain-containing protein, with the protein MARAGPEVHWRWLELHDSVSMGSVERKVRTTAGTRQWRIHRRPKPRHSLLDERRLHYAAWDGCLEQVKAMLERGVPANCQDPYGWTAVHHASFKGHLMLIKFLLQTGQVEVNSQDFFNCTALHRSCSGGNPETTDLLLQKGASHSTRSCSGQTPLHLAAASGHLGTARVLLQHLASPNPQDFNKWAPLHWAIFGGWGDVAELLLDNGADVEGGEGVGMSPLQLAVLVGNEAGVRLLLQRGADANMRGPNGRTAMHLCACSGDKKILQQLLTGGARVDVRDGDVASPLHLAARSGSRAVVHLLILNGAGLEDRDNLKMTPLHYSTLRDNVEAAKLLLHYGADVNAVERLRQTPLHLASERGHCKVLKVLLDKGADPNLRSSWRETAEDVARTHNQLAVIQLLQQHQTVSVREQAQDSVQKEKK; encoded by the exons ATGGCTCGCGCAGGCCCAGAGGTGCACTGGCGGTGGCTGGAGCTACATGACTCTGTGTCCATGGGCTCTGTGGAGAGGAAGGTCCGGACGACTGCAGGAACCAGACAGTGGAGGATCCACCGTCGACCCAAACCTAGGCACTCTCTGCTGGATGAGCGCAGGCTGCACTACGCCGCATGGGATGGTTGTCTGGAGCAAGTCAAGGCCATGCTGGAGCGTGGGGTGCCTGCTAACTGCCA GGACCCGTATGGTTGGACAGCTGTCCACCACGCCTCTTTCAAGGGTCATCTCATGCTGATCAAGTTCCTGTTGCAAACCGGCCAGGTGGAGGTAAACAGCCAAGACTTCTTCAACTGCACCGCCCTGCATCGCTCCTGCAGTGGAGGAAACCCCGAGACCACAGACCTCCTCCTCCAGAAGGGGGCGTCACATTCAACGAGGTCCTGCTCTGGCCAGACGCCCCTTCACCTGGCTGCAGCCAGCGGACACCTGGGCACAGCTCGGGTTCTGCTCCAACATTTGGCCTCACCGAACCCCCAGGACTTTAATAAGTGGGCACCTCTTCACTGGGCAATTTTCGGAGGCTGGGGGGATGTGGCGGAGCTCCTGCTGGATAACGGCGCAGATGTGGAGGGAGGAGAAGGTGTGGGAATGAGCCCGCTGCAGCTGGCAGTGTTGGTGGGGAATGAGGCGGGGGTGAGACTATTGCTCCAGAGAGGGGCAGATGCCAATATGAGGGGTCCTAATGGACGCACAGCCATGCATCTTTGTGCTTGCTCTGGAGACAAGAAG ATTCTCCAGCAACTGTTAACAGGAGGGGCCAGGGTTGATGTCAGGGATGGAGATGTGGCGTCTCCGCTGCACCTTGCTGCCCGCAGTGGCTCCAGGGCAGTGGTGCACTTGTTGATTCTGAACGGAGCAGGACTGGAGGACAGGGACAATCTCAAAATGACCCCGCTGCACTACTCCACACTCAGGGACAACGTTGAGGCTGCCAAACTATTGCTTCACTACGGGGCTGATGTGAATGCTGTGGAGAGGCTCAGACAGACCCCTTTGCACCTGGCCTCTGAGAGGGGTCACTGCAAG GTTCTCAAGGTTCTCCTGGACAAAGGTGCCGATCCCAATTTAAGGAGCAGCTGGAGAGAGACAGCAGAGGACGTCGCGAGGACACACAATCAGCTAGCCGTCATACAGCTCCTTCAACAACACCAGACGGTCAGCGTGAGGGAACAAGCTCAGGACAGTGTGCAGAAAGAGAAGAAATAA
- the ccnl1a gene encoding cyclin-L1a, which yields MEPSMATGPAANTPANNSEGILIGDKVYSEVFLTIDNSLIPEEKLSPTPSMQDGLDLYTETDLRILGCELIQSAGILLRLPQVAMATGQVLFHRFFYSKSFVKHSFEIVAMACVNLASKIEEAPRRIRDVINVFHHLRQLRGKRSPSPLILDQNYINTKNQVIKAERRVLKELGFCVHVKHPHKIIVMYLQVLECEKNQTLVQTAWNYMNDSLRTNVFVRFQAETIACACIYLAARVLQISLPSRPNWYLLFGVTEEEIKDICTTTLKLYTRRKPNYELLEKEVDRRKMAIQDAKLKAKGLNPDGTPAICSFGGFSPGSKPCSPNIMKTDESPNPQTLKAMKKEPEDRPQGSKSPHNGLRKDSKLGRNSRSASRSLSRTRSRTRSRSPRRHYNNRRSHSGTYSSRSRSRSHSRSPSPRRHSNHGPPSPLLPHLKSKQRSDDLHQHSRHSHKRKRSRSRSRSLSKPRERDRERERERDRGSSDLAKKHKHERSSGGGHHRDRRERSRSYERSHKSKHHSSSHSSHGRHRR from the exons ATGGAGCCGTCGATGGCCACCGGTCCCGCCGCAAATACGCCCGCTAATAACAGCGAGGGCATACTAATAGGGGATAAAGTATATTCCGAAGTCTTCCTTACCATAGACAATTCACTGATTCCAGAGGAAAAGCTTTCTCCGACCCCGTCTATGCAGGATGGCCTCGACCTGTATACCGAGACCGACTTGCGGATCCTGGGCTGCGAGCTCATCCAGTCCGCCGGAATCCTGCTGCGCCTTCCGCAG GTTGCCATGGCCACTGGACAGGTGCTTTTTCATCGCTTCTTCTACTCAAAGTCTTTCGTGAAACATAGTTTTGAG ATTGTTGCCATGGCATGTGTTAACTTGGCTTCGAAGATAGAAGAAGCCCCTCGACGAATTAGGGATGTCATCAATGTGTTTCATCATTTAAGGCAGCTCCGAGGCAAAAG GAGTCCAAGTCCATTGATACTTGATCAAAACTACATAAACACCAAAAACCAGGTGATAAAAGCTGAACGGCGTGTGCTGAAGGAGCTGGGCTTCTGTGTCCATGTCAAACACCCACACAAG ATTATCGTCATGTACCTGCAAGTCCTTGAATGTGAGAAGAACCAAACATTGGTCCAGACAGCCTG GAACTACATGAACGACAGCCTTCGCACTAATGTGTTTGTGAGATTTCAAGCTGAGACCATCGCCTGTGCCTGCATTTACCTCGCTGCACGAGTGCTTCAG ATATCGTTACCCTCACGGCCGAATTGGTACCTGCTGTTTGGTGTCACGGAGGAAGAGATCAAAGATATATGTACAACCACGTTGAAGTTGTACACAAGAAGAAAG CCAAATTACGAATTGCTGGAAAAGGAAGTGGACAGGCGAAAGATGGCAATACAGGACGCCAAACTAAAGGCCAAAGGACTGAATCCAGATGGCACCCCTGCTATCTGTTCATTTGGTGGATTCTCTCCTGGATCAAAACCAT GTTCACCTAACATAATGAAAACTGATGAGTCTCCCAACCCTCAAACACTGAAGGCAATGAAAAAAGAACCAGAAGATCGACCTCAGGGCTCTAAGAGCCCACACAATGG TCTCAGGAAGGACAGTAAATTGGGTCGCAACAGTAGAAGTGCTAGTCGTTCTCTCTCTCGAACGAGATCCCGGACCAGATCACGTTCTCCCAGAAGACA ttATAATAACAGACGCAGTCACTCAGGCACTTACAGCTCTCGCTCACGGAGCCGCTCTCACAGCCGCAGCCCGTCTCCCCGCCGGCACTCCAACCACGGCCCTCCATCTCCCCTACTGCCACACCTAAAGTCAAAGCAGCGCTCGGACGACCTGCACCAGCACAGCAGACACAGCCACAAGAGGAAACGCTCCCGCAGCCGCTCTCGATCCCTCAGCAAACCTCGCGAGCGGGACAGAGAGCGAGAGCGCGAGCGGGACAGAGGCTCCTCAGATCTGGCGAAGAAGCACAAACACGAGCGCAGCAGCGGTGGCGGACATCACCGCGACCGGCGGGAACGCTCACGGTCATATGAACGCTCTCATAAAAGCAAACACCACAGCAGCAGCCATTCAAGCCACGGCCGCCACAGACGCTGA